One part of the Lytechinus pictus isolate F3 Inbred chromosome 3, Lp3.0, whole genome shotgun sequence genome encodes these proteins:
- the LOC129257261 gene encoding neuronal cell adhesion molecule-like: MVSGLESSTTYTARLRVTNDAGSTVSPTTEFKTTGTGALADDGFVLGTWMIILICIIILLILILLIICIIKSQKGGKYNVSDKEKQLNKDIESTPLKDDGGFDEYKPPTGADGEPLRGSQGSLDDSEHGSSETDSLKEYADGETGKFDEEGSFIGQYGDNKKQRQPDDEQGGAAYSTFV, translated from the exons ATGGTTAGTGGACTAGAATCATCAACGACCTACACGGCACGATTGCGTGTTACGAATGATGCAGGCAGTACTGTCAGTCCTACAACCGAATTCAAGACAACTGGCACAG GTGCATTGGCTGATGATGGTTTTGTCTTGGGAACCTGGATGATTATTCTCATCTGTATCATCATCCTCCTTATCCTCATCCTTCTAATCATCTGTATCATCAAGAGCCAGAAGGGAGGCAAATACAATG TGTCTGATAAGGAAAAGCAGCTCAACAAAGACATTGAAAGCACACCACTGAAGGATGATGGGGGATTCGATGAATACAAACCTCCCAC TGGTGCTGATGGTGAGCCTCTACGAGGGTCACAGGGCAGTCTGGATGACAGTGAACATGGTAGCAGCGAAACAGACAGTCTGAAGGAGTATGCGGACGGAGAGACTGGCAAGTTTGACGAAGAGGGATCCTTCATTGGACAGTATGGTGATAACAAGAAACAAAGACAACCAGATGATGAGCAGGGAGGAGCAGCTTACTCAACATTTGTCTGA